A genomic segment from Fusarium fujikuroi IMI 58289 draft genome, chromosome FFUJ_chr04 encodes:
- a CDS encoding related to peroxisomal short-chain alcohol dehydrogenase (reviewed:yes 1) — protein sequence MSLPTLNKYHKKPYQAIDPALPVLQQTGRTVIVTGGNSGIGYAIARSFVKANAACVIILGRRKDVVASAVAKLQEEGCQFGSGTDVQDRTCDISDLKSTEHLWKSLESEGTFVDVLVLSAASYGATEKILDGGLSKVWGEFESNFLVNISTCATYMWSTMGADRPTYGLTKNASTLLLQQIAQDTKRTDMQIVSFHPGGILTDSAKRVGGDSLKGLVFDDENLPGHFSVWAATPEASFLHGRFVWANWDVDELKTGPVREQIDTDEHFLKVGVEGLSEKMGGMIMT from the exons ATGAGTCTTCCCACTTTGAACAAATACCACAAAAAGCCCTATCAGGCAATTGACCCTGCTCTCCCTGTCCTCCAACAGACAGGTAGAACAGTCATTGTCACCGGAGGCAACAGTGGCATCGGATATGCTATCGCTCGCAGCTTTGTCAAAGCGAATGCTGCCTGTGTCATTATTCTTGGACGTCGCAAAGATGTAGTTGCATCTGCGGTTGCCAAACTACAAGAAGAGGGCTGCCAGTTTGGCAGTGGTACGGATGTACAAGACCGCACTTGTGATATTTCTGACTTGAAATCTACCGAACACCTCTGGAAGTCACTTGAATCAGAGGGAACTTTTGTCGATGTCCTAGTCTTGAGCGCTGCAAGCTATGGCGCTACCGAGAAAATTCTTGATGGAGGTCTGTCCAAGGTCTGGGGTGAATTTGAGTCCAAT TTTCTGGTCAATATTTCAACCTGTGCGACTTACATGTGGTCAACAATGGGTGCTGACCGCCCAACGTATGGGCTGACCAAAAACGCGAGCACTCTCCTCCTGCAGCAGATCGCACAGGATACCAAGCGCACTGATATGCAGATTGTAAGTTTTCATCCAGGTGGCATTTTGACCGACTCTGCGAAGAGGGTTGGTGGCGATAGCCTGAAGGGCcttgtctttgacgatg AAAACCTTCCAGGCCATTTCTCAGTCTGGGCAGCAACGCCTGAAGCCAGCTTTCTTCATGGCCGCTTCGTCTGGGCTAATTGGGACGTTGATGAATTGAAGACTGGCCCAGTGCGTGAGCAGATTGATACTGATGAACACTTTCTCAAGGTTGGCGTGGAGGGATTATCTGAGAAGATGGGGGGTATGATTATGACTTAG
- a CDS encoding uncharacterized protein (reviewed:yes 1): protein MVNRGASQGCVTCRQRRVKCDERKPWCKACLRLGIECTGYETRGLRFKDETVRYRADSAVVMRVSKHTKQSSLERTIIRVPSHHPQDLAVPFFLTYFTDVGRSLESTRGFLEFVRPALASERHDSALSTAVTATSIKIWSMIGKLPPSSPLPYQLLVKALKRLHQATEEPNERGRDATVLAALVLQMHDTLSAVSGQARAHGAHREGALTLLLQREDCFKNSKYYAHLVGNLLHSRVSVSVRNRRRLPTKDLDWIKTEVAPILPMNPSSSLDMIGVSIADLQHTFRDMSPLNNLSSPDIKLRQQIRDLDTQLRTWLKQIPASWYPRRIQSGIDLDPSVPSYRGACDIYPSIQVANIWNAWRIYCLILEDIKDQLAKSSVPSAAHHIYDDNRISEYAMFWTSNQLRVQELVDAICLSIPFYLGNCNYSTDILSTGSSDVIYPSYHDLPVDDEGYLRFKASDQYVSKLDHSRHVTLHGQVHAISVLSYVVDISMSSNWLRPSFLREEQKRWIASQFIRSIYSMRPIFGGISERRAHQGKVDLDHSLQAVDAISVAKTFSIKVQKELWTISIL from the coding sequence ATGGTCAATCGAGGGGCCTCGCAAGGCTGCGTCACATGCAGACAGCGCCGCGTCAAGTGCGATGAGAGGAAACCTTGGTGCAAGGCGTGTCTTCGGCTTGGCATCGAGTGCACGGGATATGAGACGCGCGGGCTGAGATTCAAGGATGAGACTGTGCGATATCGAGCGGATTCAGCGGTTGTAATGCGCGTCAGCAAACATACGAAACAATCGTCGCTTGAGAGGACTATCATCCGAGTACCATCGCATCACCCGCAAGATCTTGCTGTACCATTCTTTTTGACATATTTTACCGATGTCGGTCGAAGTCTGGAATCGACAAGGGGTTTCCTGGAGTTTGTCCGTCCTGCTCTAGCGTCCGAGCGACATGATTCAGCTTTGAGCACGGCAGTGACAGCTACGTCAATCAAAATCTGGTCCATGATCGGCAAGCTGCCCCCTTCGAGTCCCCTTCCTTACCAGCTTCTGGTGAAAGCCTTGAAGCGGCTTCACCAAGCGACCGAAGAACCCAACGAACGGGGACGTGATGCAACTGTACTGGCGGCTCTTGTCCTCCAGATGCACGACACCTTATCAGCCGTATCTGGCCAAGCCAGAGCTCATGGCGCACATCGCGAGGGCGCTTTGACTTTGTTGTTGCAGCGAGAGGATTGTTTTAAGAACTCAAAGTATTATGCTCACCTTGTTGGCAATCTTCTCCACTCTAGGGTATCAGTTTCCGTGAGGAACAGAAGACGACTACCGACGAAGGACCTTGATTGGATCAAGACTGAGGTTGCTCCGATCTTGCCGATGAACCCGAGTTCGTCTCTTGATATGATTGGAGTATCTATTGCAGATCTCCAACACACCTTCCGCGATATGTCACCCCTGAACAACCTCTCTTCTCCCGACATCAAACTACGGCAACAAATTCGTGATTTGGATACTCAGCTACGGACCTGGTTAAAACAGATACCAGCGAGTTGGTATCCACGGCGGATACAAAGCGGCATCGATCTCGACCCATCAGTTCCTTCATATCGTGGCGCTTGCGACATATACCCAAGCATACAAGTTGCGAATATCTGGAATGCATGGCGTATCTATTGTCTCATTCTAGAGGACATCAAGGACCAACTTGCTAAGTCCTCAGTACCATCTGCGGCTCACCATATCTATGATGACAACAGAATTTCGGAGTATGCCATGTTCTGGACGTCCAATCAACTCAGAGTCCaagagcttgttgatgctaTATGTCTTAGTATCCCATTCTACCTAGGCAACTGCAACTACTCCACTGATATCCTCTCAACGGGAAGTTCAGATGTCATTTACCCTAGTTATCATGATCTAcctgtcgatgatgaaggataTCTGCGATTCAAAGCAAGTGATCAGTACGTGTCCAAACTTGATCACTCGCGACATGTCACACTACACGGCCAGGTCCATGCAATAAGCGTCTTATCCTATGTCGTCGATATATCCATGAGTAGTAATTGGCTCCGGCCAAGTTTTCTGAGGGAAGAGCAGAAGAGATGGATAGCAAGTCAGTTTATTCGATCCATCTACTCGATGAGGCCCATATTTGGGGGCATATCGGAAAGGAGAGCCCATCAAGGGAAAGTTGACCTTGATCATAGCTTGCAAGCAGTGGATGCAATATCAGTAGCCAAAACCTTCTCAATTAAGGTGCAAAAAGAGCTGTGGACTATCAGCATTTTGTAA
- a CDS encoding related to feruloyl esterase B precursor yields the protein MNLFISFTLVGLGALAGPASAKPVGSCSDITPPIVPGAIIRSLESRIYRGHSVPALPPTLLQNVTHLNICEVNVTLSHRNEDDTVLVQTWLPLNNWNSRYLAVGGGAWAAGLGQFDLALPASQGYAVSSTNAGLSGNPIDPSDWALKPDGTVNFGLLKNFASRSVHDMALVGKAVTASFYKAPAEKAYFHGCSTGGRQGLAAAQQYPDDFDGILAGAPAIYWSEYVIAELWPQVVMRDANYYPSTCELAAFVSAAIKSCDGTDGVADGVITEPFACEFNPFTLVGHKIECGNESTVISQLAASTVGKIWRGPTGSRGNTLWYGMPKGASLAALAATKIVNGTITGAPFFVADTWVRNFVKADPRFDTSHLNIDGFEKLFSVSRDRFGHITDSSDPNLHPFKKAGGKMIIWHGLSDQLIYPQDSIRYFKEVQKKFQSQGKGGGLGNFLRLFLAPGVDHCGFGENAGAVPTDPFGALLAWVEDDKPPHALDAHTEPDALTQFSRKICHYPEVARYKGRGDANDSKNYFCAP from the coding sequence ATGAAtctttttatctctttcacccttgttggccttggtgCTCTCGCTGGACCTGCTTCAGCCAAGCCAGTTGGATCGTGCAGCGACATAACTCCCCCGATCGTACCAGGTGCTATAATCAGATCCCTCGAAAGTCGAATCTATCGCGGCCACTCCGTTCCTGCACTTCCCCCAACGTTACTTCAAAATGTCACACATCTAAACATCTGTGAAGTAAATGTCACCCTGTCTCATCGGAATGAAGATGATACCGTTCTCGTGCAGACGTGGCTACCGCTTAACAATTGGAACTCCCGTTATCTCGCTGTTGGGGGCGGTGCTTGGGCAGCTGGGCTTGGTCAGTTTGATCTTGCTCTCCCTGCATCTCAAGGCTACGCTGTTTCTTCCACCAATGCTGGTCTCAGTGGGAATCCAATCGATCCGTCAGATTGGGCCTTAAAGCCTGATGGCACTGTCAATTTTGGTCTCCTAAAGAACTTTGCTTCGCGATCTGTCCACGACATGGCACTTGTTGGCAAGGCAGTTACAGCTTCTTTCTACAAGGCCCCAGCTGAAAAGGCATATTTCCATGGCTGTTCTACCGGCGGACGTCAAGGACTGGCGGCAGCACAGCAGTATCCGGATGATTTCGATGGAATTCTTGCTGGGGCCCCCGCCATTTACTGGTCGGAGTATGTCATCGCAGAGCTTTGGCCTCAAGTTGTGATGAGAGACGCGAACTATTATCCGTCGACTTGTGAGCTAGCTGCTTTTGTATCAGCAGCCATAAAATCGTGCGATGGAACGGACGGCGTCGCAGATGGTGTTATTACAGAGCCGTTTGCCTGCGAGTTCAACCCTTTCACCCTGGTCGGCCACAAGATTGAATGCGGGAATGAGAGCACAGTGATCAGCCAACTCGCTGCCTCAACAGTTGGCAAGATATGGAGAGGACCAACTGGCTCAAGAGGCAACACTCTGTGGTACGGAATGCCTAAGGGTGCGTCGCTTGCTGCATTGGCTGCTACCAAGATCGTGAATGGCACAATTACTGGTGCGCCGTTCTTTGTTGCTGATACATGGGTGCGCAACTTCGTCAAAGCAGACCCGAGATTCGACACATCACATCTCAATATCGATGGGTTCGAAAAGCTGTTTTCAGTGTCCCGAGATAGGTTTGGTCACATCACGGATTCATCAGATCCCAATCTTCACCCATTCAAAAAGGCGGGCGGAAAGATGATTATCTGGCATGGTCTAAGTGATCAGTTGATCTATCCTCAGGATAGTATCCGATACTTTAAAGAGGTGCAGAAGAAATTTCAGTCACAGGGAAAAGGTGGGGGTCTGGGCAACTTTCTTCGCCTGTTTCTTGCTCCTGGAGTTGATCATTGTGGTTTTGGTGAAAACGCTGGTGCTGTACCAACAGATCCGTTTGGTGCACTGCTGGCTTGGGTTGAAGACGACAAGCCTCCCCATGCCCTGGACGCACATACGGAGCCAGACGCACTGACCCAGTTCTCACGAAAGATATGTCATTATCCTGAAGTGGCAAGATACAAGGGTAGGGGAGACGCGAATGACTCCAAGAACTACTTTTGCGCCCCATAA
- a CDS encoding related to hydrolases or acyltransferases (alpha/beta hydrolase superfamily) yields the protein MKASSLSALYGFFAVLNAGTASAKDKEDPILFLSEDDSFNFDILTGLGQMANDGADVNPVLSVAERIIPGDFESYINEWFELANNTKTQALDPKVAYDPINVRATWFSVSNYFRRADAYNRADWDDPRINGYWDEQRAAFDKAIAALPVPAERVEIPAGDFNVSGIWYSQPYQNNQTKRLPTLLLTQGFDAAQEDLYATVVAPALARGYNIFSFEGPGQPTVRREQGVGFIPDWERVVTPVVDYILSQKSAFVDPKKLVLYGHSFGGYLAARAAAFEPRLTALMLNGGIWDAYTGYAAHLTPKLRKLLESGDKEAFDDAISKIQDDPEIPTTTKWGILQALWCFKTKSPYEFFQLAKSYNLRGGITDRIQMPVWIADGEFETLQSGQSKPVAEALGDRAELHMFNGTAGYHCQTGAPQEFGRVIFAWLDKVLNKD from the coding sequence ATGAAagcatcttctctctctgcTCTCTACGGCTTTTTCGCAGTTCTTAACGCAGGAACTGCAAGTGCCAAAGACAAAGAGGACCCCATTCTGTTCCTCAGCGAAGACGACAGCTTCAACTTCGATATCCTTACCGGTCTTGGTCAAATGGCCAACGACGGCGCAGACGTCAATCCCGTTCTGAGTGTTGCCGAAAGGATTATCCCAGGCGATTTTGAGAGCTACATCAATGAATGGTTCGAACTTGcaaacaacaccaagacccAAGCTCTTGACCCCAAGGTTGCCTACGACCCTATCAATGTCAGGGCGACTTGGTTCTCTGTGTCGAACTATTTTCGCCGTGCTGATGCTTATAATCGCGCCGACTGGGATGATCCTCGCATCAACGGGTATTGGGATGAGCAGCGTGCTGCCTTCGATAAAGCCATTGCGGCTTTGCCCGTTCCAGCGGAACGAGTTGAGATTCCTGCTGGTGATTTCAACGTCTCTGGAATTTGGTATTCTCAACCATACCAAAACAACCAGACCAAGCGACTCCCCACACTCTTGCTCACCCAGGGCTTCGATGCTGCTCAGGAGGACTTGTACGCAACTGTCGTTGCTCCGGCACTAGCTCGCGGATACAACATTTTCTCTTTCGAAGGTCCAGGCCAGCCAACTGTTCGTCGAGAGCAAGGAGTTGGTTTCATTCCAGACTGGGAACGAGTTGTGACTCCCGTCGTCGACTATATTCTCTCTCAGAAATCTGCCTTCGTTGATCCCAAGAAATTGGTGCTGTATGGTCACTCTTTCGGGGGCTATCTCGCCGCCCGTGCTGCTGCGTTTGAACCTCGCCTTACTGCCCTTATGCTAAACGGCGGCATCTGGGATGCTTACACTGGATACGCCGCTCATCTTACCCCTAAGCttcgcaagcttcttgagtccGGTGATAAAGAAGCATTCGACGATGCCATTAGCAAGATTCAAGACGATCCAGAGATccccaccaccaccaaatgGGGCATCCTACAGGCTCTCTGGTGTTTCAAAACCAAGTCCCCCTACGAATTCTTCCAGTTGGCCAAGAGCTACAACCTTCGCGGCGGCATCACAGACCGTATCCAAATGCCAGTTTGGATCGCCGACGGAGAATTCGAAACACTTCAATCTGGACAGTCTAAGCCTGTTGCCGAAGCTTTGGGAGATCGCGCTGAACTTCACATGTTTAATGGTACTGCTGGATATCATTGCCAGACTGGTGCTCCTCAGGAATTTGGTCGAGTGATTTTTGCGTGGTTGGACAAGGTCTTGAACAAGGATTAG
- a CDS encoding related to ZRT1 Zinc transporter I: MSGPTNFDPERVNLTEFQSITDQGLITCFLTTAGNQYDGPLGIRIGSLFVILVVSTAVTFFPVVATRIPRLKIPLYVYLFARYFGSGVIIATAFVHLLDPAYSEIGPASCVGMTGGWSTYSWPPAIALSAAMFTFLFDFLADYYVQSRYGLQHNDSGVEDTITTAGGDGHQQHSDDGSNSRRLVINGQDDTEAATSEKHRGGYADFKELQHLDGNSEETELAFKTQIAAFLILEFGVLFHSVFIGLNLGVADTSDFDTLFPVLVFHQSFEGLGIGARLSAIPFPNRLRSMPWLLCLAYGLTTPIAIAIGLGIRKTYDNSSYTANMVNGIFDSISAGILIYTGFVEMIARDFLFNRERTNDKVRLGFMIVCLFLGAGIMALVGKWA; encoded by the coding sequence ATGTCAGGACCTACGAACTTTGACCCAGAGAGGGTCAACCTCACTGAGTTCCAGTCCATCACTGATCAAGGTCTCATTACCTGCTTCCTGACGACTGCTGGAAACCAATACGATGGCCCCCTCGGTATCAGAATCGGCTCTCTATTTGTAATTCTCGTCGTTTCAACAGCAGTCACTTTCTTCCCTGTTGTGGCCACTCGAATTCCACGTCTCAAGATTCCACTCTATGTCTACCTCTTTGCACGATACTTTGGCTCCggtgtcatcatcgccactgCTTTCGTCCACCTGCTCGATCCTGCTTATTCGGAGATCGGACCAGCATCTTGTGTTGGTATGACTGGTGGTTGGTCTACATACTCTTGGCCACCTGCTATTGCTCTCTCGGCAGCGATGTTCACTTTCCTGTTCGACTTTCTTGCCGATTACTATGTTCAGTCTCGCTATGGGCTTCAGCATAATGATTCTGGAGTTGAGGATACTATTACTACTGCCGGTGGAGATGGACATCAGCAACACTCTGATGACGGCTCGAACTCGAGAAGGCTTGTGATCAATGGCCAAGACGATACAGAGGCGGCTACTTCAGAGAAGCACCGTGGTGGTTATGCAGACTTTAAGGAACTTCAACACCTTGATGGAAATTCTGAAGAGACGGAACTTGCATTCAAGACACAAATCGCAgccttcctcatcctcgaatTTGGTGTCCTGTTTCACAGTGTATTCATCGGTCTGAACTTGGGTGTCGCAGATACATCTGACTTCGACACCTTGTTCCCCGTTCTTGTATTCCATCAGTCCTTCGAAGGCCTCGGTATTGGAGCTAGACTTAGTGCCATTCCCTTCCCCAACCGACTTCGCAGCATGCCATGGCTTCTCTGTCTTGCTTACGGTTTAACAACTCCTATCGCCATTGCAATTGGTCTCGGTATCCGAAAGACGTACGACAACTCTTCCTACACTGCTAATATGGTCAACGGTATTTTCGACTCTATTTCTGCTGGAATTCTCATTTATACTGGATTTGTGGAGATGATTGCTAGAGACTTTCTCTTCAATCGTGAGAGGACGAATGACAAGGTCAGGCTGGGATTCATGATCGTTTGCCTCTTCCTGGGCGCTGGAATCATGGCTCTGGTTGGAAAGTGGGCTTAG
- a CDS encoding related to aliphatic nitrilase: MSVTTSLIKAAVVQAEPVWFDLPGTVTKTCDLIKDAASKGAKIIAFPELWLPGYPTWIWARPMDLEMVVKYTKNSLKIDSSEMQDIKSCAVDNNMVVCLGFSERSGDSLYVAQCIMNSNGKVVMTRRKLKPFHVERTIFGDGHGPSLDNVALTSVGRVGQLSCGEHFNPLINFNTFSQGEQIHCAAWPCVPAHSGGPEPFSMSDEAVAAISQVYSIQAQCYTLHSTMVISQPSIDMMGTKQAPVFNVPGGGNARIFAPDGRQLTSELQATEEGIVVADLDVNQVTMHKAILDTCGHNGRPELLWLGRDNRAKSAVRTERDIS, from the exons ATGTCTGTCACGACAAGTCTTATCAAAGCAGCTGTTGTTCAAGCTGAACCAGTCTGGTTTGACTTACCTGGTACTGTTACAAAAACATGCGATCTAATCAAAGATGCCGCTTCGAAGGGAGCGAAAATTATTGCCTTCCCTGAGCTTTGGTTACCAGGTTATCCTACATGGATCTG GGCCCGTCCAATGGATCTTGAGATGGTCGTCAAATATACCAAGAACTCATTGAAAATCGATTCAAGTGAAATGCAAGACATTAAGTCTTGTGCAGTAGACAACAATATGGTTGTTTGTCTTGGGTTCTCTGAGCGAAGCGGAGACTCTCTCTACGTTGCTCAATGCATAATGAACAGCAATGGTAAAGTCGTGATGACAAGGCGCAAACTCAAACCTTTCCATGTCGAGAGGACTATCTTTGGTGATGGGCATGGCCCCTCACTTGACAATGTTGCTCTTACTTCTGTTGGGAGAGTTGGGCAATTATCCTGTGGA GAACACTTCAATCCCCTGATCAACTTCAATACTTTCTCCCAAGGAGAGCAGATTCATTGTGCGGCATGGCCCTGCGTGCCAGCTCACTCAGGCGGACCCGAACCATTCTCCATGTCCGATGAAG CGGTAGCAGCCATCTCTCAGGTCTACTCTATCCAAGCCCAGTGCTATACACTACACTCTACAATGGTAATCTCACAGCCGTCCATTGACATGATGGGGACAAAACAGGCACCAGTTTTTAATGTCCCTGGTGGAGGAAACGCGAGGATATTTGCACCAGACGGGCGACAATTGACAAGCGAGCTGCAAGCAACAGAAGAAGGCATAGTAGTGGCAGACTTGGATGTGAATCAAGTGACTATGCATAAAGCAATCCTTGACACCTGTGGACACAACGGGAGACCAGAGCTACTATGGCTGGGCCGGGATAATCGGGCAAAGTCGGCAGTTCGAACAGAGAGAGACATTTCATAG